A part of Sugiyamaella lignohabitans strain CBS 10342 chromosome D, complete sequence genomic DNA contains:
- the RSC9 gene encoding Rsc9p (Component of the RSC chromatin remodeling complex; DNA-binding protein involved in the synthesis of rRNA and in transcriptional repression and activation of genes regulated by the Target of Rapamycin (TOR) pathway; GO_component: GO:0016586 - RSC complex [Evidence IDA] [PMID 10619019]; GO_component: GO:0016586 - RSC complex [Evidence IDA] [PMID 11931764]; GO_component: GO:0016586 - RSC complex [Evidence IDA] [PMID 12183366]; GO_component: GO:0005634 - nucleus [Evidence IEA,IEA]; GO_function: GO:0003677 - DNA binding [Evidence IEA]; GO_function: GO:0015616 - DNA translocase activity [Evidence IDA] [PMID 12183366]; GO_function: GO:0015616 - DNA translocase activity [Evidence IDA] [PMID 16455496]; GO_function: GO:0015616 - DNA translocase activity [Evidence IDA] [PMID 17188033]; GO_function: GO:0015616 - DNA translocase activity [Evidence IDA] [PMID 17918861]; GO_function: GO:0003682 - chromatin binding [Evidence IPI] [PMID 11931764]; GO_process: GO:0043044 - ATP-dependent chromatin remodeling [Evidence IDA,IDA] [PMID 12183366]; GO_process: GO:0000086 - G2/M transition of mitotic cell cycle [Evidence IMP] [PMID 17542652]; GO_process: GO:0070301 - cellular response to hydrogen peroxide [Evidence IDA] [PMID 11931764]; GO_process: GO:0016568 - chromatin modification [Evidence IEA]; GO_process: GO:0006338 - chromatin remodeling [Evidence IPI] [PMID 11931764]; GO_process: GO:0006337 - nucleosome disassembly [Evidence IDA] [PMID 16492771]; GO_process: GO:0006364 - rRNA processing [Evidence IEA]; GO_process: GO:0009303 - rRNA transcription [Evidence IMP] [PMID 11931764]; GO_process: GO:0006357 - regulation of transcription from RNA polymerase II promoter [Evidence IMP] [PMID 11931764]; GO_process: GO:0006355 - regulation of transcription, DNA-templated [Evidence IEA,IEA]; GO_process: GO:0006368 - transcription elongation from RNA polymerase II promoter [Evidence IDA] [PMID 17081996]; GO_process: GO:0006351 - transcription, DNA-templated [Evidence IEA]; GO_process: GO:0061587 - transfer RNA gene-mediated silencing [Evidence IMP] [PMID 23707796]), whose amino-acid sequence MSSPGGRVLRHHQTRPNYGSSSTPNTRISGISGPSKTPGGISTPGTNNIPVHVRGGTVMSGLTVSNGLTPSTPGTPGTPSPSTPGLLGSAHSVTPQPTGDVPAHMIPPASMAVYTPQNAPHLYQSTVYQRINPSQQPYIGMGMRGVDFIVRISMSLQCGIEDEVSWALKALLELSVRQPGLIQFKNNTSIPLLLFDKIARSSIFAAPVSSTILNDSTSAPGPGLDSEVDSFTPSNTADDLQVGISSDIGGNTTVTTGNGPESSTDSAPITVPDLNSPFYGSADSDFFQLHKTIEALLILRNASLDPENAHFLANSPFCNEIVLRGLQFMIAGNDPKRPNSTTSSNPAVAEISSYCIDIAESISFHMTPDSPSNPLFATICKIISASTDRSTLIPTIRCLSRLMIRDDKNIVGSVPLPIVSSILRYLLVTDDEELMSASLDFLYQYTARRENVSRLINISDVENGVNNKDAHLNLEIVTTHLSRLLTYKIEPQPVADYIRLPRKTKEPVPTEPPKLPAWILKELYAMEEPDRATHWIRTCYIDDEDGEVTQISLWKAYEAQFETFARESGRRLLPAVDFIKNVTSAFRTSSAMVVQLPGGQKKFIIKGIRPREYPIAPSVLNAPKQPDPKPTDQANSIVREPSAVCVTSALVLQNIARSPAGRTLLRPRVEEFIGSYTVNLALGSYIDGLLDIVSRSGEHDLDDEDHK is encoded by the coding sequence ATGTCTTCTCCAGGGGGGCGTGTGCTGCGTCATCACCAGACGAGGCCCAACTATGGCTCGTCCTCAACACCCAATACGAGAATCTCGGGCATTTCTGGTCCTTCCAAAACACCCGGCGGTATCTCGACTCCGGGGACTAATAACATTCCTGTTCACGTTCGTGGTGGCACGGTTATGAGTGGACTTACGGTATCCAATGGATTAACTCCTAGCACACCTGGAACCCCGGGGACTCCCAGTCCTTCAACTCCAGGTCTATTAGGGAGTGCTCACAGCGTGACTCCTCAGCCGACGGGTGATGTGCCTGCTCATATGATCCCTCCAGCTTCAATGGCTGTTTATACACCACAAAATGCTCCTCATTTATATCAGAGTACTGTATACCAGCGCATTAACCCTTCTCAGCAGCCATATATTGGTATGGGTATGAGAGGAGTCGACTTCATTGTACGAATTTCCATGTCTCTCCAGTGTGGAATTGAAGACGAGGTCAGCTGGGCTTTAAAAGCGTTATTGGAACTATCAGTGAGACAACCGGGTTTGATTCAATTTAAAAATAACACCTCGATAcctctgttgttgttcgATAAGATTGCGCGTTCTTCGATCTTCGCTGCTCCTGTCAGCAGTACTATATTAAACGACTCGACATCGGCACCTGGTCCTGGATTGGACTCGGAAGTCGATTCTTTTACTCCTTCAAATACAGCTGACGATCTACAAGTTGGCATTAGCTCAGATATTGGAGGTAATACTACGGTTACTACAGGTAATGGACCAGAGTCCAGCACTGATTCTGCACCTATTACAGTTCCCGATTTAAATAGCCCGTTTTACGGGTCGGCTGATAGCGACTTTTTCCAACTGCACAAAACAATCGAAGCTCTACTAATTCTAAGAAACGCCTCGCTTGACCCGGAAAATGCCCATTTCCTAGCCAACTCGCCATTCTGTAACGAGATTGTGCTGCGAGGACTTCAGTTCATGATTGCAGGTAACGATCCTAAAAGACCCAACTCGACCACTTCGTCTAATCCAGCAGTCGCTGAAATATCCAGTTACTGTATTGATATTGCCGAGTCCATCAGTTTCCACATGACCCCCGACTCGCCGTCGAATCCATTATTTGCAACTATTTGCAAGATCATCAGCGCCTCGACTGATCGCAGTACATTAATTCCTACCATCCGATGCCTCTCACGACTAATGATTCGCGATGACAAGAATATTGTCGGGTCAGTGCCACTTCCGATTGTGTCGAGTATTCTCCGATATTTACTTGTCacagatgatgaagagctCATGTCAGCGTCACTGGATTTCCTATACCAATACACAGCACGCCGAGAAAACGTATCTCGACTGATCAATATCTCAGATGTGGAGAATGGTGTTAATAATAAAGACGCTCACCTCAACTTAGAAATCGTAACAACACATTTGAGCAGACTTCTAACATATAAAATCGAACCTCAGCCTGTGGCAGATTACATTCGACTTCCTAGAAAAACAAAGGAGCCAGTTCCTACCGAACCTCCCAAACTTCCTGCCTGGATCCTGAAAGAGCTTTACGCCATGGAAGAACCAGACCGAGCCACTCACTGGATCCGTACCTGTTATattgacgacgaagacggCGAAGTGACGCAGATTTCACTCTGGAAAGCATACGAAGCACAATTTGAAACGTTTGCTCGTGAATCAGGCCGTCGACTACTTCCTGCCGTTGACTTTATCAAAAATGTAACGTCAGCCTTCCGCACCTCGTCAGCCATGGTCGTTCAATTACCAGGAGGACAGAAAAAGTTCATTATAAAAGGCATCCGTCCCAGAGAGTACCCTATCGCGCCATCTGTGCTAAACGCTCCCAAACAACCAGACCCCAAACCAACCGACCAAGCCAATTCTATCGTACGAGAACCATCGGCAGTCTGTGTGACATCGGCACTCGTACTTCAAAACATCGCCCGCAGTCCGGCTGGCAGGACTCTGCTCCGTCCACGTGTCGAAGAGTTCATCGGATCCTACACTGTCAACCTGGCACTCGGTTCATACATCGACGGTCTCCTCGACATCGTCTCTCGTTCCGGCGAGCACGATCTGGACGACGAAGACCACAAATAG